Proteins from a single region of Cydia pomonella isolate Wapato2018A chromosome 13, ilCydPomo1, whole genome shotgun sequence:
- the LOC133524469 gene encoding uncharacterized protein LOC133524469, producing MRVGGRLDATDFYSFDKKHPILLHASHRLTRLYFEREHLVNMHAGPLLLFSTVRETVWPVNGRHLAWRVVNNCARCRRLRGKSLQPKMGNLPPQRITPDYPFLSVGLDFAGPFTIINRKGRGSRLIKCYLCLFVCLRYKCIHLEAVSDLTKDAFIMTLRRFIARRGRPTEIFSDNGTNFVAAAKELGSFIKQNQEPLFDFASQNLIMFKFIPAYTPHFGGLWEAGVKSAKHHIKRVIGNSHLTFEEISTLFTQVESILNSRPLCPLSSCPNDLLSLSPGHFLIGRPLTAPPAQYLGDSKENYLQRYERLEKIQQHFWQRWQRDYISEMQQRTKWKSNAAKLSVGDMVLLSEDNAPPLSWKLGRVLRLITGSDGIARVADVTTNRGCVRRSLVRLCKLPTAEELRG from the coding sequence ATGCGTGTTGGAGGGCGCTTAGATGCCACAGATTTTTACTCCTTTGATAAAAAACACCCCATTTTACTTCATGCATCGCATAGACTAACAAGGCTTTACTTCGAAAGAGAACATCTCGTCAATATGCACGCTGGTcctcttttgttattttcaacTGTAAGAGAAACTGTTTGGCCAGTTAATGGACGTCACCTCGCATGGCGTGTTGTAAATAATTGTGCTAGGTGTAGACGCCTACGAGGTAAATCCCTACAACCTAAAATGGGTAACTTACCACCCCAACGTATTACCCCCGACTATCCTTTCTTGTCAGTCGGGCTAGACTTTGCTGGTCCTTTTACTATCATTAATCGCAAGGGCCGTGGTAGTCGTTTGATTAAATGTTACTTGTGCTTGTTTGTCTGTCTTCGTTACAAGTGCATCCATCTCGAAGCCGTTAGTGATTTAACTAAGGATGCATTCATTATGACTCTTCGACGCTTTATAGCGCGCCGAGGCAGACCCACTGAAATTTTTAGTGATAATGGGACTAATTTTGTAGCTGCCGCAAAGGAATTAGGGTCATTTATCAAACAAAACCAAGAACCTCTATTTGATTTTGCAAGCCAAAACCTTATAATGTTTAAATTCATTCCGGCTTACACTCCTCATTTTGGTGGACTATGGGAAGCCGGCGTTAAATCGGCTAAACATCATATAAAGCGCGTTATCGGTAATAGCCACCTCACCTTTGAGGAAATTTCTACTTTATTTACACAAGTGGAATCTATTTTAAATAGTCGTCCATTATGTCCGTTGTCGTCGTGTCCCAATGACCTTCTTTCCCTATCCCCTGGACACTTTCTTATCGGAAGGCCGCTAACTGCTCCACCAGCGCAATACTTGGGCGACTCTAAAGAAAACTATCTTCAACGCTATGAACGCCTGGAAAAAATACAGCAGCATTTCTGGCAGCGATGGCAGCGCGACTACATATCAGAAATGCAGCAAAGAACTAAATGGAAGAGCAACGCTGCCAAGCTGAGCGTCGGGGATATGGTGCTCCTGTCAGAAGATAACGCTCCCCCTCTGTCATGGAAGCTCGGTCGTGTTCTACGCCTCATCACGGGATCCGATGGAATAGCCAGAGTGGCAGACGTCACCACAAACAGAGGCTGTGTGCGGCGCTCTCTCGTACGTCTGTGTAAGCTTCCGACAGCCGAAGAGCTTCGTGGTTGA